One part of the Sarcophilus harrisii chromosome 5, mSarHar1.11, whole genome shotgun sequence genome encodes these proteins:
- the ATP23 gene encoding mitochondrial inner membrane protease ATP23 homolog yields MEGADAETQREREREQQQQFSYQVFPERFSEGKPKRSFLHTSFCTHNQKCRLMLLKATELSPFVKLLLDAMKRSGCTVYRERHFSCEDCNGNVSGGFDAATSQIVLCQNNIHNQAHMNRVVTHELIHAFDHCRAHVDWFANVKHLACSEVRAANLSGDCSLPNEMVRFNFGLKQHHQTCVRDRALRSILAVRKVSKEDAQKAVDEVFESCFNDHEPFGRIPHNKSDAKRAHRDFQNRDRYYSNV; encoded by the exons ATGGAGGGCGCGGACGCGGAAACGCAGCGGGAGCGGGAgcgggagcagcagcagcagttctCCTACCAGGTCTTCCCCGAGCGCTTCTCGGAGGGCAAGCCCAAGCGGAGCTTCCTGCACACCAGCTTTTGCACCCACAATCAGAAATGCCGGCTAATGCTCCTCAAGGCGACGGAACTAA GTCCATTTGTCAAACTTCTGCTGGATGCTATGAAGCGTTCTGGTTG cACTGTTTACAGAGAGAGACATTTTTCTTGTGAAGATTGTAATGGAAATGTCAGCGGAGGTTTTGATGCAGCCACATCCCAG ATAGTTTTGTGTCAGAATAATATCCATAATCAAGCTCACATGAACCGAGTGGTCACTCATGAACTAATCCATGCATTTGATCATTGTCGTGCTCACGTCGACTGGTTTGCTAATGTCAAACATTTAGCCTGTTCAGAG GTTCGAGCTGCTAACCTCAGTGGAGACTGCTCACTTCCCAATGAAATGGTACGATTTAATTTTGGATTAAAACAACACCATCAG actTGTGTCCGAGACAGAGCTCTTCGCTCCATTCTGGCTGTTAGAAAAGTTAGCAAAGAAGACGCTCAAAAAGCTGTCGATGAAGTTTTTGAATCCTGCTTTAATGACCATGAGCCTTTTGGAAGGATACCACACAACAAGAGTGATGCAAAGCGTGCCCATCGAGACTTTCAGAACCGAGATCGCTATTATTCAAATGTATGA